A genomic region of Thalassoglobus sp. JC818 contains the following coding sequences:
- a CDS encoding VanZ family protein — protein MWLALIFGTSCTVIRPNEFFTLVATITGAGQESMERFALFWGVSWFAIVKGWHFAEFAILMVILTASLKRWCGKLTPGTIIGSMLFCIAFAASDEWHQSFIPDRFGTVYDVLIDSLGVCTAGLILLMRLKRRNANDHAVNGSRVPRAHHEAV, from the coding sequence ATGTGGCTCGCATTGATCTTTGGAACATCATGCACGGTGATTCGGCCCAATGAGTTTTTCACATTGGTTGCCACGATTACCGGTGCGGGACAGGAATCGATGGAACGGTTCGCCCTGTTTTGGGGTGTTTCCTGGTTTGCAATTGTCAAAGGCTGGCACTTTGCTGAATTCGCGATTCTGATGGTTATCCTGACAGCGTCGCTGAAACGGTGGTGCGGCAAGCTGACACCTGGGACAATCATCGGGTCAATGCTCTTTTGCATCGCGTTCGCGGCATCGGATGAATGGCATCAATCGTTCATCCCAGATCGTTTTGGCACCGTTTACGATGTCTTAATCGACAGTCTCGGTGTCTGTACTGCTGGATTGATACTTTTGATGCGGCTGAAGCGAAGAAACGCCAATGACCATGCAGTGAACGGGAGCCGGGTACCACGCGCTCATCACGAAGCAGTGTGA
- a CDS encoding DUF1571 domain-containing protein, producing the protein MTGNNSNDRRAFLIKTIGGACGLGAGILVGNQIFADPTRIASKVAETPSSHPLAPALQMGTKALESLDGVKDYTADFAKRELIGRKLLDSQIKLKLREDPFSVYLKILKPVAGREALYVAGQHDGKMKAHDVGFAGLAGTLSLDVNGSFAMSENRYPITMAGMKTMASKVLEQWLNDLQYTDLDVNYYPNARIGQTSCKAIETIHRQHPKDVKFQMTRLYVEQERGLPIRVQQYEFPGIRQTNPVLAEDYLYSNIKLNAGLTDKDFSLTNPEYNF; encoded by the coding sequence TCCTCATCAAAACCATCGGCGGTGCTTGCGGGCTGGGAGCCGGAATCCTGGTCGGGAATCAGATCTTCGCCGATCCGACACGAATCGCATCAAAGGTCGCAGAAACCCCATCTTCTCATCCGCTGGCCCCAGCCCTGCAGATGGGAACCAAAGCCCTCGAGTCGCTCGATGGAGTCAAAGACTACACAGCCGATTTCGCAAAACGCGAGCTGATTGGCCGAAAGCTCCTCGACTCGCAGATCAAACTCAAACTCAGAGAAGACCCCTTCAGCGTCTATCTCAAAATCTTGAAACCGGTCGCAGGCCGAGAAGCTTTGTATGTCGCTGGTCAGCATGATGGGAAAATGAAGGCCCACGACGTCGGTTTCGCCGGGCTGGCCGGAACGCTTTCACTCGACGTCAACGGCAGTTTCGCGATGTCGGAAAACCGCTACCCCATCACGATGGCGGGAATGAAAACGATGGCTTCCAAAGTTCTCGAACAGTGGTTGAACGACCTTCAGTACACAGACCTCGACGTCAACTACTATCCGAATGCCCGTATCGGACAAACCTCTTGCAAAGCCATCGAGACGATCCATCGGCAGCACCCGAAAGACGTCAAATTCCAGATGACTCGACTCTACGTCGAGCAGGAACGAGGACTGCCAATCCGCGTCCAACAATACGAATTCCCCGGAATTCGCCAGACAAATCCAGTCCTTGCTGAAGACTACCTCTACAGCAACATCAAACTGAACGCCGGGCTGACCGACAAAGACTTCAGCCTGACCAATCCGGAATACAATTTCTAG